A part of Anaerotignum faecicola genomic DNA contains:
- a CDS encoding alpha-hydroxy-acid oxidizing protein encodes MTYQEVLENARKRMAPRCRVCPECNGIACKGVMPGPAGKGTSRTFQRNVAWLGEHVKLEMDVTGGNQERNMEISLFGETFAAPIFVAPIGLIPYTYTEDMTDRLYCDAVMLGAKAAGILAFGGGGPKAENFYEPLEAIRENGGWGIPTLKPWAVDVVKERLKEVEAVHPFAFAMDIDSAGLPHAGLANPPMLLKTEEELREIAAATDLPFIVKGIMTAEAAQKALRAGAYAIVVSNHGGRVMDYGLSTAEVLPEIRAAVGADTKIFVDGGVRTGEDVFKMLALGADAVLIGRPYVIAAYGGGAEGVQLYTEKLKAELKDAMTMTSCKSLQEITRDKIRLV; translated from the coding sequence ATGACCTATCAGGAGGTTCTGGAGAACGCAAGAAAAAGAATGGCACCCAGATGCAGGGTTTGCCCCGAATGTAACGGCATTGCCTGCAAGGGCGTAATGCCGGGGCCTGCCGGGAAGGGGACTTCTCGCACCTTTCAGCGGAACGTGGCATGGCTTGGGGAGCATGTGAAGCTGGAAATGGATGTCACAGGCGGCAATCAGGAGCGAAATATGGAAATTTCACTCTTTGGGGAAACCTTTGCTGCGCCGATTTTCGTTGCGCCCATCGGCTTGATACCGTATACCTATACAGAGGATATGACTGACAGGCTGTATTGCGATGCGGTGATGCTCGGCGCAAAGGCGGCAGGGATTCTGGCGTTTGGCGGCGGCGGGCCTAAGGCAGAAAATTTTTATGAGCCACTGGAGGCAATTCGGGAGAATGGCGGCTGGGGGATTCCTACCTTGAAGCCTTGGGCGGTCGATGTGGTGAAGGAACGGCTGAAAGAGGTCGAGGCGGTGCATCCGTTTGCCTTTGCCATGGATATTGATAGCGCAGGTCTGCCCCATGCAGGTCTGGCGAATCCGCCTATGCTGCTGAAAACGGAGGAGGAGCTGCGAGAGATTGCCGCGGCAACCGATTTGCCGTTTATCGTAAAGGGCATTATGACGGCGGAAGCGGCGCAGAAGGCACTCAGAGCAGGTGCGTATGCGATTGTGGTTTCCAACCATGGCGGCAGAGTGATGGATTATGGGCTTTCGACAGCAGAGGTGCTGCCTGAAATTCGTGCGGCAGTCGGCGCGGATACAAAAATATTTGTAGACGGTGGTGTGCGTACGGGGGAGGATGTGTTTAAAATGCTTGCCCTTGGCGCGGATGCGGTGCTGATTGGCAGACCCTATGTAATTGCGGCTTACGGCGGCGGTGCGGAAGGCGTGCAGTTGTATACGGAAAAGCTGAAAGCGGAGCTGAAGGATGCCATGACGATGACAAGCTGCAAAAGCTTGCAGGAAATCACGAGAGATAAAATCAGGCTGGTATAA
- a CDS encoding aldehyde dehydrogenase, which translates to MKKSWRRERDKMQKKLEKQRAFFRSGRTIPLAFRKKALKRLGRAIRQHEKEIYAALREDLNKSKTETFMCEVGMTLAELSYMLKHLEGWAKKKYVRSPLAQFSATSFTVKEPYGVALIMSPWNYPFMLTMEPLIGAIAAGNCAVVKPSAYAPATSAVIRRILRACFPEEYIFVVDGGRAENQALLDQRFDYIFFTGGVTVGKEVMAKAAKHLTPVTLELGGKSPCVVDRTAKLELAAKRIAFGKLLNCGQTCVAPDYILVERSVKDEFLVYLKKWIVRMYGADATENDAYVKMINQKHFDRVTGLIDPEKVVFGGGWNERTMQIQPTILDDVTAEDAVMQEEIFGPIFPILPVDSMAEAEEFIRKREKPLALYLFTQNKALAERFLRYVPFGGGCINDTIIHLATSRMGFGGVGGSGMGSYHGKKSFETFSHEKSIVNKHTWMDLPVRYAPYHRIQRLLLRLFLR; encoded by the coding sequence ATGAAAAAATCATGGAGAAGGGAGCGAGATAAGATGCAGAAAAAGCTGGAAAAGCAACGGGCGTTTTTTCGCAGCGGAAGAACCATTCCGCTTGCCTTCCGAAAAAAGGCATTGAAACGCTTAGGAAGAGCCATTCGCCAACACGAAAAGGAAATCTACGCAGCACTGCGCGAGGATTTGAATAAATCCAAAACAGAGACGTTTATGTGTGAGGTGGGGATGACTCTGGCAGAATTATCCTATATGCTGAAGCACCTGGAGGGCTGGGCGAAAAAGAAATATGTCCGCAGTCCATTGGCGCAGTTTTCTGCTACAAGCTTTACGGTGAAGGAGCCGTATGGCGTGGCACTTATCATGTCCCCTTGGAATTACCCCTTCATGCTGACGATGGAGCCGCTGATTGGGGCGATTGCGGCAGGCAACTGTGCGGTGGTCAAGCCTTCTGCTTATGCGCCTGCAACCTCTGCGGTGATACGGAGGATTTTACGGGCGTGCTTCCCGGAGGAATATATATTTGTGGTGGACGGTGGCAGAGCAGAAAATCAGGCACTCCTAGACCAGAGGTTTGATTATATCTTCTTTACCGGCGGTGTGACGGTTGGCAAAGAGGTGATGGCGAAGGCAGCGAAGCACCTGACCCCTGTGACGTTGGAGCTGGGCGGCAAAAGCCCCTGTGTGGTTGACCGTACCGCAAAGCTGGAGCTGGCGGCAAAGCGGATTGCGTTCGGCAAGCTGTTAAACTGCGGACAGACTTGTGTTGCACCGGATTATATTCTGGTGGAAAGAAGCGTCAAGGATGAATTTCTTGTTTATCTGAAAAAATGGATTGTGCGGATGTACGGTGCGGATGCAACGGAAAATGACGCGTATGTGAAGATGATTAACCAAAAGCATTTTGACCGCGTGACGGGCTTGATTGACCCTGAAAAGGTGGTATTCGGCGGTGGCTGGAATGAAAGAACGATGCAGATTCAGCCAACCATTCTGGATGATGTGACGGCTGAGGATGCCGTGATGCAGGAAGAAATCTTTGGGCCGATTTTCCCGATTCTGCCTGTGGACAGCATGGCGGAGGCAGAGGAATTTATCCGTAAAAGAGAAAAGCCATTGGCGTTGTATCTTTTTACGCAAAATAAGGCCCTTGCGGAGCGATTCCTCAGATATGTGCCCTTTGGCGGCGGCTGCATCAACGATACGATTATCCATCTGGCAACAAGCAGAATGGGCTTTGGTGGTGTTGGCGGCAGCGGCATGGGCAGCTATCACGGAAAGAAAAGCTTTGAAACCTTTAGCCATGAAAAGAGTATTGTAAATAAGCATACATGGATGGATCTGCCTGTCAGATATGCGCCGTATCATAGGATACAGAGGCTGCTACTGCGGCTGTTCCTGCGATAA
- a CDS encoding iron-containing alcohol dehydrogenase → MKRLERVYCRAFQGVFRAALPFMPYREPKILHSIVQIPDVLQERNISKVLLVTDESIRGLGLTKHLEEELRRRSIFCAVYDKVVANPTIQNIEQARAVYLKSGAQAMIAFGGGSVMDCAKVTGARIVKPRKPVYKMKGLLRICKPLPLLIAVPTTAGTGSETTLAAVITDSGTKHKYPINDFSLIPQYAVLDYHVTLGLPKGITATTGMDALTHAVEAYIGGSTTKQTRFMAEHAVRLIYENLRKAYEDGQNKKARAYMLEAAYCAGIAFSRSYVGYVHAIAHSLGGQYGVAHGLANAVILPYFLEEYGDACVPQLAKLARCVGMVPKHTSDRRAAASFILWVKEMNRYMQIPETIKEIRREDIPALSKHAAAEGNPLYPVPVLMDAKELAGMYEKIMEKGAR, encoded by the coding sequence ATGAAACGGTTAGAACGGGTATATTGCAGGGCATTTCAAGGTGTATTTCGTGCGGCATTGCCGTTCATGCCCTACAGAGAACCGAAAATTTTACATAGCATTGTCCAAATTCCCGATGTATTGCAGGAACGGAACATTTCTAAGGTGCTTCTGGTGACGGATGAAAGTATTCGTGGACTTGGCTTGACAAAGCACTTAGAGGAGGAGCTGCGGCGGCGAAGCATCTTCTGCGCGGTTTATGACAAAGTGGTAGCAAACCCGACGATTCAGAATATTGAGCAGGCGCGTGCGGTATATCTGAAAAGCGGTGCGCAGGCAATGATTGCCTTTGGCGGCGGCTCTGTGATGGACTGCGCGAAGGTAACGGGAGCAAGAATTGTGAAGCCGAGGAAGCCTGTTTATAAAATGAAGGGTTTATTGCGGATATGCAAGCCTTTGCCGCTATTGATTGCGGTGCCGACAACGGCAGGAACAGGCAGTGAAACCACATTGGCGGCGGTCATTACGGACAGCGGCACGAAGCACAAATATCCCATCAATGATTTTTCCCTGATTCCGCAATATGCCGTTTTGGATTATCATGTGACGTTGGGACTGCCGAAGGGCATTACCGCAACGACGGGCATGGATGCGCTGACGCATGCCGTAGAAGCGTATATCGGCGGCAGCACGACGAAGCAGACGCGCTTTATGGCAGAGCATGCGGTGCGCCTGATTTATGAAAATCTGCGGAAGGCTTATGAGGATGGGCAGAATAAAAAGGCGAGAGCGTATATGTTGGAGGCGGCATACTGCGCAGGGATTGCGTTTTCGCGATCCTATGTGGGCTATGTCCATGCAATCGCACATTCCCTTGGCGGACAATACGGCGTGGCACATGGGCTTGCAAACGCTGTTATTTTGCCGTATTTCTTAGAGGAATACGGAGATGCCTGTGTGCCGCAGCTGGCGAAGCTGGCGCGCTGTGTCGGGATGGTGCCGAAGCATACGAGTGACCGCAGGGCGGCGGCCTCCTTTATCCTCTGGGTAAAGGAAATGAACCGCTACATGCAGATTCCCGAAACAATCAAGGAAATCCGCAGGGAGGATATTCCTGCGTTATCGAAGCATGCCGCGGCGGAGGGCAATCCGCTTTATCCTGTGCCGGTGCTGATGGATGCGAAGGAGCTGGCAGGGATGTATGAAAAAATCATGGAGAAGGGAGCGAGATAA
- a CDS encoding recombinase family protein: MEVEIIKAKGAGEDTSTGRKIDRLRVAAYCRVSTDDEDQIKSYNSMVRYYTDLIKSNKQWVFAGVFADKAITGTKTDKREEFQLLIQECLSGNIDLVIAKSIPRFARNTLDTLKYVRMLRERNIAVYFEVEKINTLKDGEFLLTILSSVAQQEVENTSAYVKKGLKMKMKRGELVGFQGCLGYDYDVVTKSLSINEEGAETVRYIFDRYVAGAGSTMIARELNEQGIPTIKGNPWTSSSVMGIINNEKYKGDILLGKTFTVDPISKRRLENLGEEDRFYIKNHHEPIISEEKFARAQEIRERRNGGRKKGVAPGKREKFSRQYAFSCMLECGFCGANLSRRRWHSSSKYTKTIWQCVESTKHGKRFCPDSKGIPEQVIEDAFIESYRMLCTDHKDVLEEFIKRVEKTLSEDSIEDKIEKLNRSVYNIQYKRKKLLENYLEGVVAKDIYEETDVGYEKKLSEAKTQLSMLEQQYDNEGSLQRRLADFRKALSKNQILEEFDRGIFESIIEKVIVGGYDENGEKDPYKIIFVYKTGFKNEIGNAKERFGKKSKAVEKAKEMCSHIVDEVKDVCSYVSDNTCGDYLFAVKGEP, translated from the coding sequence ATGGAAGTTGAAATCATTAAGGCGAAGGGTGCTGGTGAGGATACTTCTACGGGAAGAAAGATTGATAGATTAAGAGTTGCCGCATATTGTCGTGTTAGTACTGATGATGAAGATCAGATTAAAAGTTATAATTCAATGGTCAGATATTACACGGACTTGATAAAGAGTAATAAGCAATGGGTTTTTGCAGGAGTTTTTGCTGATAAAGCAATTACAGGCACGAAAACAGATAAAAGAGAAGAATTCCAATTACTGATTCAGGAATGCCTTTCTGGTAATATTGATTTAGTGATTGCCAAAAGTATTCCTAGATTTGCACGAAATACATTAGATACATTAAAATATGTAAGAATGTTAAGAGAGAGAAATATAGCGGTATATTTTGAAGTCGAAAAAATTAATACCTTAAAAGATGGAGAATTTTTACTGACTATTTTAAGTTCTGTTGCACAGCAGGAAGTGGAAAATACATCTGCATATGTAAAAAAAGGTTTGAAAATGAAGATGAAACGTGGAGAACTTGTTGGTTTTCAGGGATGCCTTGGATATGATTACGATGTAGTAACAAAGTCGCTGTCTATTAACGAAGAAGGTGCGGAAACGGTCAGATACATATTTGACAGATATGTTGCAGGTGCTGGAAGTACGATGATTGCAAGGGAACTGAATGAACAGGGGATTCCAACTATTAAAGGGAATCCGTGGACTTCTTCCAGTGTAATGGGAATTATTAATAATGAAAAATACAAAGGTGATATTTTATTAGGAAAAACCTTTACCGTAGATCCGATATCAAAAAGAAGGCTGGAAAATCTTGGAGAAGAAGATCGGTTTTATATCAAAAATCATCATGAACCGATTATATCAGAAGAAAAATTTGCAAGAGCTCAGGAGATACGGGAACGCCGTAATGGAGGACGCAAAAAGGGAGTAGCACCTGGAAAACGAGAAAAATTCAGTAGACAATATGCTTTTAGTTGTATGCTTGAATGTGGATTTTGCGGTGCGAATTTATCAAGGAGAAGGTGGCATAGCAGTTCGAAATATACAAAAACTATTTGGCAATGTGTAGAATCAACAAAACATGGTAAAAGGTTTTGTCCAGATAGTAAAGGAATTCCAGAGCAGGTTATAGAAGATGCTTTTATTGAATCTTACCGTATGTTATGTACAGATCATAAAGATGTGTTGGAAGAATTTATTAAGAGAGTCGAGAAAACTTTATCAGAGGACTCGATAGAAGATAAAATTGAAAAACTCAATAGAAGTGTTTATAATATTCAATATAAGAGAAAAAAGTTGCTGGAAAACTATTTAGAGGGTGTTGTGGCTAAAGACATTTATGAGGAAACAGATGTGGGGTATGAAAAGAAATTGTCTGAAGCAAAAACACAGTTAAGTATGTTGGAACAACAATATGACAATGAAGGCAGCTTGCAAAGAAGACTGGCAGATTTTAGAAAAGCATTGTCAAAAAATCAGATTTTAGAAGAATTTGACAGAGGAATATTTGAAAGTATCATCGAAAAAGTTATTGTCGGTGGTTACGATGAAAATGGAGAGAAAGATCCCTATAAAATCATTTTCGTATATAAAACAGGATTCAAAAATGAAATTGGAAACGCAAAAGAACGATTTGGGAAGAAATCAAAAGCAGTAGAAAAAGCGAAAGAAATGTGTTCCCATATCGTAGACGAGGTAAAGGATGTGTGTTCCTATGTTAGTGACAACACATGTGGAGACTATCTGTTTGCTGTCAAAGGTGAACCCTAA
- a CDS encoding SHOCT domain-containing protein — MNSAKLLRYSMQLSMLKQLRSLKLISEAEYQLVEKKLKKDYGVISNITA, encoded by the coding sequence ATGAATAGTGCAAAATTGTTGAGATACAGTATGCAGCTGTCAATGTTGAAACAATTACGCTCGTTAAAACTTATAAGTGAAGCAGAGTATCAGCTGGTAGAGAAAAAGTTAAAAAAAGATTATGGTGTTATTTCTAATATTACCGCTTGA
- a CDS encoding helix-turn-helix domain-containing protein — protein MEKRNNTKLLPYHIIVSAASGDVEAINRILKHYEGYIAVLSTRKLYDEYGNLHYCVDETLRRRLETKLITKILKFKIA, from the coding sequence CTGGAAAAAAGAAATAATACAAAGTTACTACCGTATCATATTATTGTGTCGGCAGCGTCCGGAGATGTGGAAGCAATTAACAGGATTTTGAAACATTATGAAGGTTATATTGCAGTGTTATCAACCAGAAAATTATATGATGAATACGGAAATTTACATTATTGTGTGGATGAAACATTGAGACGCAGACTTGAAACAAAATTGATTACTAAAATACTGAAATTTAAGATTGCATAA
- a CDS encoding sigma factor-like helix-turn-helix DNA-binding protein, with product MKKSSSEQQSRIRKQFDSFCKTLLKNEMIDYERERNYRLKYEISFSELTQKELRQLEIMDDYIVESEMFHVFDYDIEVKDELIGEALKSLPEKKRNVILLSFFLDMTDTEIAKYMNLVRSTIHHHRTSSLIALKKIMEEIRTGKKK from the coding sequence ATGAAGAAATCTTCTTCCGAACAGCAGTCAAGAATAAGGAAACAGTTTGACAGTTTCTGCAAAACCCTGTTGAAGAATGAAATGATAGATTATGAGAGAGAAAGAAATTATCGTTTAAAATATGAAATTTCTTTTTCGGAATTAACGCAGAAGGAACTACGACAACTGGAAATCATGGATGATTACATAGTTGAATCAGAAATGTTCCATGTCTTTGATTATGACATAGAAGTAAAAGATGAGTTGATTGGTGAAGCATTAAAGTCTTTGCCGGAAAAGAAGCGAAATGTAATTTTATTATCTTTTTTTCTGGATATGACAGATACAGAAATTGCAAAATATATGAATCTTGTAAGAAGTACCATTCATCATCATCGTACAAGTTCCCTTATAGCTTTAAAAAAGATTATGGAGGAGATCAGGACTGGAAAAAAGAAATAA
- a CDS encoding helix-turn-helix domain-containing protein, whose protein sequence is MAKSKKIDKDMGFRLKKARLDQKLTYDELSEKSGVSSRYIKEIENHGNVPSLEKLGQLIRALHISADPFFYPAALNDNLDYQRLLIYLSECTPDQITTILALVEAYLRTYKTHETE, encoded by the coding sequence ATGGCTAAATCTAAGAAAATTGATAAAGACATGGGTTTTCGCCTGAAGAAAGCCAGATTAGACCAAAAGCTGACTTATGATGAGCTATCCGAAAAATCCGGTGTTTCATCAAGATATATTAAAGAGATTGAAAATCATGGCAATGTTCCAAGTCTTGAAAAACTCGGACAGCTCATTCGTGCTTTACACATCTCTGCCGATCCATTTTTTTATCCAGCGGCTCTGAACGATAATCTGGATTACCAAAGGCTGTTGATCTATCTTTCAGAATGTACTCCCGATCAGATAACCACCATCCTTGCACTTGTGGAAGCCTATCTTCGTACATATAAAACCCATGAAACAGAATAG
- a CDS encoding helix-turn-helix domain-containing protein — protein sequence MKIYWNQESNSKNLIGQRVKALRIEKHMSQKALAEQLQLAGYEFSDLTVLRIEQGTRFVPDYEVVALAEFFHVSCEYLLGVKKEK from the coding sequence ATGAAGATTTACTGGAATCAGGAAAGTAATTCCAAGAACCTTATCGGACAACGTGTAAAAGCCCTACGAATCGAAAAACATATGTCGCAAAAAGCATTAGCCGAACAACTACAACTGGCCGGATATGAATTCAGTGACCTTACCGTACTTCGTATCGAACAAGGAACACGTTTTGTACCGGATTATGAAGTCGTTGCTCTTGCAGAATTTTTTCATGTATCTTGTGAATATCTCTTGGGTGTTAAAAAGGAAAAATAA
- a CDS encoding winged helix-turn-helix domain-containing protein, whose protein sequence is MLILTFEDSEEEILNHIISCVNTGARAFQVIENAKTNLSFNGLEIDNINRLVRKQKQEIDLTFTEFEILYLLANNLGRVFSKEQIYDIVWKESYSGDYNIVMSHIRNLREKIEDNPSKPIYIQTVWGVGYRFNKNLSSGL, encoded by the coding sequence ATGTTAATACTGACATTTGAAGATAGTGAGGAAGAAATCCTGAATCATATAATATCCTGTGTCAATACGGGAGCAAGAGCATTTCAAGTAATTGAAAATGCAAAAACAAATTTGAGTTTTAATGGATTAGAAATAGATAATATAAATCGTTTGGTAAGAAAGCAGAAACAGGAAATAGATTTGACATTTACAGAATTTGAAATCCTCTATCTGTTAGCCAACAATCTAGGTAGAGTGTTTAGCAAGGAGCAGATTTATGATATTGTCTGGAAGGAATCCTATTCCGGCGATTATAACATCGTCATGAGCCATATCCGTAATCTACGTGAGAAAATAGAAGATAACCCAAGTAAACCGATTTACATACAAACAGTATGGGGAGTTGGGTATCGCTTTAACAAAAATTTAAGCAGTGGTCTGTGA
- a CDS encoding ABC transporter permease, translating to MVRIVKTEFYKLKRYHILWAGVALMLLSVLLTLFTSMANDGSVWDFAYLTEQVIKNNMSMIFPMCISLIAGYMISREQTDDTLKNILTVPISFKKLLTGKLIVCGVLSITFGLICSLFTIIAEMIVGFPGFEISLALKAALQITAVNFFLYLAVLPIIALTCRRTGSFLVGVIIAFVYGYGGMFAAGNMTLANLYPITASLGMVGYRSYDTAVNWNIGSCSCSLVLAVVISAILILCMKEREATQTKKKAKKVAPKKGW from the coding sequence ATGGTTCGCATTGTAAAAACAGAATTTTATAAATTGAAAAGGTATCATATCCTTTGGGCGGGCGTTGCACTCATGCTCCTATCCGTCCTGCTGACCTTGTTTACCTCTATGGCGAATGATGGTTCCGTTTGGGATTTCGCCTATCTTACAGAACAGGTCATCAAAAACAATATGTCCATGATTTTTCCGATGTGTATCAGCCTAATTGCTGGATATATGATTTCTCGTGAGCAGACGGATGACACACTGAAAAATATTCTGACTGTGCCGATTTCTTTTAAGAAGCTGCTGACCGGAAAATTGATTGTGTGCGGCGTATTGTCTATTACTTTCGGGCTGATATGCAGCTTGTTTACAATCATAGCGGAAATGATTGTGGGATTTCCAGGCTTTGAGATTTCCTTAGCTCTAAAAGCAGCCTTGCAGATTACTGCGGTTAATTTCTTTTTATATCTTGCGGTTCTGCCGATTATCGCTCTTACTTGTCGGAGGACAGGTAGCTTTTTAGTCGGTGTAATCATTGCTTTTGTCTATGGATATGGAGGGATGTTTGCCGCAGGAAATATGACATTAGCAAACCTTTATCCGATTACCGCAAGTCTTGGAATGGTAGGCTACCGCAGCTATGATACCGCAGTCAACTGGAATATCGGAAGCTGTTCTTGCAGTCTTGTGCTTGCTGTCGTTATTTCTGCCATCTTGATTTTGTGCATGAAAGAGCGAGAAGCAACCCAAACAAAGAAAAAGGCCAAAAAGGTAGCACCAAAGAAAGGCTGGTGA
- a CDS encoding ABC transporter permease encodes MLKLIKCEFLKLKRKKFIPLIILAAFLFPIPLTYLMITPSMMERYTDRADAFDGLFNMVLGYGIQFLLPCIIGVIAAILFFMERDNDTFKNLRTIPVTSTQMVLAKIIVLFIFGIVFCVASTIATILCGIGTLEVYGIGYKLFLAVETGIFITAGTLPLIVLVVFFSKTYVFSILLCVFYSVLNMSATALFDTLPKTMLWLLPTPLTTFWSAGDMAAHGIKMDLEQMTGLIPSTFQVVFILGIMAFVSFLLIDRLYKQRGE; translated from the coding sequence TTGCTTAAACTAATCAAATGCGAATTTTTGAAATTGAAACGGAAGAAATTTATTCCGCTGATTATTCTGGCTGCGTTCCTGTTTCCAATCCCGCTGACTTATCTGATGATAACGCCCTCTATGATGGAGCGATATACGGATCGGGCAGATGCTTTCGATGGACTATTTAACATGGTGTTGGGATATGGTATCCAGTTTTTACTGCCCTGCATTATCGGAGTGATTGCCGCCATCCTGTTTTTTATGGAACGCGACAACGATACATTCAAAAATTTGCGTACAATTCCAGTAACCAGCACGCAAATGGTACTTGCAAAGATCATTGTCCTTTTTATCTTTGGAATTGTTTTTTGCGTGGCTTCTACTATTGCAACAATTCTTTGCGGAATTGGAACATTAGAAGTTTATGGAATTGGTTATAAGCTGTTTTTGGCGGTTGAAACGGGGATCTTCATTACAGCAGGAACACTCCCGTTGATTGTCCTTGTTGTCTTTTTCAGTAAGACCTATGTTTTTTCCATTTTGCTGTGTGTCTTTTACAGCGTTCTGAACATGAGTGCTACGGCATTGTTTGACACACTGCCTAAAACCATGTTATGGCTTCTGCCCACGCCACTGACTACATTTTGGAGTGCGGGAGATATGGCGGCTCATGGAATAAAAATGGACTTGGAGCAAATGACAGGGCTAATTCCTTCAACATTTCAAGTTGTATTCATTCTTGGAATCATGGCATTCGTTTCGTTCTTACTGATTGACAGATTATATAAGCAGAGGGGGGAATAA